In one window of Bdellovibrio bacteriovorus W DNA:
- a CDS encoding MscS mechanosensitive ion channel (COG0668 Small-conductance mechanosensitive channel), with product MVFFDEAWLDIPWVQTMVSIFFVVCSLYLTDRLVKFFINRFNAYIIRERYEWIGAFFSNHRLITLVCFCFYSVVIYAALEWVPNLPVLLIEISRRFVVAIGIVFALLALSRVADIINDLYNRHEISRSRPIKGYLQTVQIIAYFMGIICIMASLLNKSPVIFLSGLGAITAILLLIFRDSILSLVAGIQLTMNGLIRVGDWIEMPQFNADGDVQEIALHSVKVRNWDRTLTVIPAHKFLEHSFKNWRGMQEAGGRRIKRSLNIDVASIRFLNENDIEKFMKFRLLQDYLKGKVDEVKSHNSLIHPDHCDIAINTRRLTNIGTFRAYLLEYLKEHPLIHKDMTFNVRQLAPSSEGLPIEIYVFTNDTRWVVYEAVQADLFDHLLAILPEFGLKFYQKPSGQDLRDRMSMGGPTL from the coding sequence ATGGTTTTTTTTGATGAAGCATGGTTAGACATCCCTTGGGTGCAAACCATGGTTTCAATATTTTTCGTAGTTTGTTCTTTGTATTTAACAGATCGCTTGGTGAAATTTTTTATCAATCGCTTCAATGCTTACATTATCCGTGAGCGCTATGAGTGGATTGGTGCTTTCTTTAGTAACCATCGCCTGATTACCTTGGTGTGTTTCTGTTTTTATAGTGTTGTCATTTATGCTGCCTTGGAATGGGTTCCAAATCTTCCGGTTTTGCTGATTGAAATTTCAAGACGCTTTGTTGTGGCGATAGGGATCGTATTTGCGCTTTTAGCCCTTTCTCGCGTCGCAGACATTATTAATGATCTCTATAATCGCCACGAGATCTCTCGCTCTCGTCCTATTAAGGGGTACTTGCAAACGGTACAAATCATTGCCTACTTTATGGGTATCATTTGCATAATGGCCTCTCTTTTAAATAAGTCGCCGGTGATTTTCTTAAGTGGTCTTGGCGCTATCACGGCGATTTTACTTTTGATTTTCCGAGACTCGATTTTGTCTTTGGTCGCGGGAATACAACTGACGATGAACGGTCTTATTCGCGTTGGTGATTGGATTGAAATGCCACAGTTTAACGCCGATGGAGATGTGCAGGAAATTGCTCTACATTCGGTGAAGGTGAGAAACTGGGATCGCACCCTCACCGTGATTCCAGCACATAAGTTTTTAGAACACTCATTTAAAAACTGGCGAGGCATGCAAGAAGCTGGTGGCCGTCGTATTAAAAGGTCACTTAATATTGATGTAGCTTCCATTCGTTTCCTGAATGAGAATGATATTGAAAAGTTTATGAAGTTTAGACTTCTTCAAGATTATTTAAAAGGGAAAGTGGATGAGGTTAAATCACACAATAGTCTTATTCATCCAGATCATTGTGATATTGCGATCAATACGCGCCGACTTACAAACATAGGGACTTTTAGAGCTTATCTTTTAGAGTATCTTAAAGAGCATCCACTGATTCATAAAGACATGACTTTTAACGTAAGGCAGTTGGCGCCTAGCTCAGAAGGCTTGCCAATAGAGATCTACGTTTTTACAAATGACACTCGATGGGTAGTTTATGAAGCTGTTCAGGCAGATCTTTTTGATCATCTCTTAGCGATACTGCCTGAGTTTGGTTTAAAGTTCTATCAGAAGCCATCGGGGCAAGACCTGCGCGATCGTATGTCCATGGGTGGGCCGACGCTTTAG
- a CDS encoding cytidine/deoxycytidylate deaminase family protein (COG0590 Cytosine/adenosine deaminases) has protein sequence MKKEFMLRAIELSRKNMQAGAGGPFGAVVVKDGQIIGEGWNKVTSANDPTAHAEVVAIRNACENTKNFSLDGAEIYTSCEPCPMCLSAIYWARIGKIYYGNTRQDAAEINFDDEFLYLEIPKDIKDRKVPMHQCEHSEALAVFNEWKEKEDRVQY, from the coding sequence ATGAAAAAAGAATTTATGCTGAGAGCGATTGAGCTTTCTAGAAAAAATATGCAAGCCGGTGCCGGTGGACCTTTTGGCGCAGTGGTTGTTAAAGATGGTCAAATCATTGGTGAGGGCTGGAACAAAGTCACTTCTGCTAATGACCCTACGGCTCATGCTGAAGTGGTGGCAATTCGTAATGCTTGCGAAAATACAAAAAACTTTAGTCTTGATGGTGCAGAAATCTACACGTCATGCGAGCCATGCCCTATGTGTTTATCTGCAATTTATTGGGCGCGTATCGGGAAGATTTATTACGGCAACACTCGCCAAGATGCTGCTGAAATTAATTTCGACGATGAATTCCTTTATCTTGAAATCCCTAAAGACATTAAAGATCGCAAAGTTCCGATGCATCAGTGTGAACACTCAGAAGCATTGGCTGTATTTAATGAGTGGAAAGAAAAGGAAGATCGAGTCCAGTACTAA
- a CDS encoding GTP cyclohydrolase I (COG0780 Enzyme related to GTP cyclohydrolase I), which translates to MAKKRMGRSDKELKNFILGENETKYPDTYSPEVLEAFDNKNPGKVAWTTFVCTEFTSLCPKTKQPDFAKIFINYIADKKMVESKSLKLYLFSFRNHGDFHEDCVQTICDDLVKLMKPLYIEVVGEFTPRGGIAIYPFASHSVKDKFFKDLYAKRLSEYAPGKYSMELSKLY; encoded by the coding sequence ATGGCAAAAAAAAGAATGGGCCGTAGTGATAAAGAATTAAAAAATTTTATACTTGGAGAAAATGAAACCAAGTATCCTGATACGTACTCTCCAGAGGTTCTCGAAGCTTTTGACAATAAGAATCCTGGAAAAGTTGCGTGGACTACTTTCGTTTGTACAGAGTTCACAAGCCTATGCCCTAAGACAAAACAGCCGGATTTTGCTAAAATTTTTATTAACTATATTGCTGATAAAAAAATGGTCGAATCAAAAAGTCTTAAGTTATATTTATTCAGCTTTAGAAACCACGGTGATTTTCACGAAGACTGTGTGCAGACGATCTGTGATGACTTAGTAAAATTGATGAAACCTCTTTATATTGAGGTTGTTGGAGAATTCACGCCACGTGGGGGCATTGCCATTTATCCATTTGCTTCGCATTCAGTGAAGGATAAGTTCTTCAAAGATTTATATGCGAAAAGATTGAGCGAATACGCACCTGGAAAGTATTCAATGGAGCTTTCAAAGCTTTATTAA